From a single Chlamydia muridarum str. Nigg genomic region:
- the ispD gene encoding 2-C-methyl-D-erythritol 4-phosphate cytidylyltransferase: MNLSCSLVLLGGGRGERFNSPQPKQYTPLCGEPLILHALHSYQSLPFIQEIVVVCEEHYQELFSPYSVKFASPGALRQDSVFSGLQQVSLPWVCVHDGVRPFVYANEVSEVCSAALKTGAAALATSATYTIKSRTPVRTLDRDAVAVIHTPQCINTEILKEGLLLANMMDFTLSDDSEAAELLGIEPTLVFSNRVQMKITYPEDLLFAEALLSKAHIR; encoded by the coding sequence ATGAACCTTAGCTGTTCCCTCGTATTGTTAGGAGGAGGGAGAGGCGAGCGTTTTAACTCCCCCCAACCCAAGCAATACACTCCTCTTTGTGGGGAGCCGCTAATTCTTCATGCCCTACATTCCTATCAAAGCCTCCCCTTCATTCAAGAAATCGTTGTTGTCTGCGAAGAACACTACCAAGAATTGTTCTCCCCCTACTCCGTGAAATTTGCTTCACCAGGAGCTCTACGTCAAGATTCCGTCTTTTCTGGATTACAACAAGTTTCTTTGCCATGGGTATGCGTACATGATGGCGTTCGCCCTTTCGTCTATGCAAATGAAGTTTCTGAAGTCTGCTCCGCAGCTCTTAAAACTGGAGCAGCAGCTCTCGCCACCTCCGCAACTTATACAATAAAATCTCGTACTCCAGTACGCACCTTAGATAGAGATGCTGTGGCAGTAATTCATACTCCCCAATGCATTAATACAGAAATACTGAAAGAAGGTCTTCTTCTTGCTAACATGATGGATTTTACCTTATCTGATGATTCGGAAGCCGCTGAACTACTTGGTATAGAACCTACTCTGGTATTCAGTAACAGAGTGCAAATGAAGATTACCTACCCTGAAGATCTTTTATTTGCCGAAGCTCTTCTCTCTAAGGCTCACATTCGTTAA
- a CDS encoding RMD1 family protein: MRCSAYCSASSYHLHVLFHLLKARYPSVLSREYVLISSEELNESDKAAVFFPFGVSVFWGWEEAEELQVIQAITSASVDPLPNPEIDSYDFHYGEKLQIRRDRLVLTNSNLNTKLAISFGLAQSIKLTVFEETIYKTVENSKSLPQELASKGKISLSRKTIAKKIGELFLDKASVNLHSDILDEPDFFWEHPETQPFYIDVLTCLDVNARVNVLNHRLAILGDVLEILNDQLNHQHSSALEWTVIWLIALEVLVTLLKDVFNII, encoded by the coding sequence ATGCGCTGTTCTGCTTATTGCTCTGCTTCGTCCTATCATCTACACGTTCTTTTTCATCTTTTAAAGGCACGCTACCCTTCTGTCTTATCCCGAGAATACGTGCTCATTTCCTCTGAAGAGCTGAATGAAAGCGACAAAGCCGCTGTCTTTTTCCCATTTGGAGTTAGTGTGTTTTGGGGATGGGAAGAAGCTGAAGAACTTCAAGTGATCCAAGCTATCACCTCAGCATCAGTGGATCCTCTCCCTAACCCAGAAATTGATAGTTATGACTTCCATTATGGAGAGAAACTACAGATCCGTCGCGATAGACTTGTTCTCACCAACTCTAATTTAAACACAAAACTTGCTATTTCCTTTGGGTTAGCCCAATCTATCAAACTTACCGTCTTTGAAGAAACGATTTACAAAACAGTTGAAAACTCTAAATCTTTGCCTCAAGAACTTGCCTCTAAAGGGAAAATTTCTCTATCCCGTAAAACGATCGCAAAAAAGATTGGAGAGCTTTTCCTGGATAAAGCTTCCGTAAACCTACACTCTGACATTCTCGATGAGCCCGACTTTTTCTGGGAACATCCAGAAACCCAACCTTTTTATATTGATGTGTTGACCTGCCTAGATGTAAACGCGCGAGTAAATGTATTAAATCACAGACTTGCTATCCTAGGAGATGTTCTCGAGATTTTAAATGACCAACTTAATCATCAGCATTCTTCAGCTCTAGAGTGGACCGTGATCTGGTTAATTGCACTAGAGGTATTGGTCACCTTACTTAAAGACGTATTCAACATCATCTAA
- the recO gene encoding DNA repair protein RecO has translation MQIILPGIVLTHSPAEKQHVIAKIFSPAGLLSAFAKNGASLSCDFRESLLPISFSLFTIQHTPPKMRKVLQGELKNPFTTIKNSYRLLQSTGKMIQAILKTQWQEKPSPQLFSLFLNFLQRIPETPHPYFFSSMFLLKLLQHEGSLDLSHSCTLCKSSLESSTVYRHEGSLFCEKHAHEKTILFSQEEEQILRIIVQAKKFQELMCLAEFPIDIDSKIDSLFSSFLTEKMNVLP, from the coding sequence ATGCAAATCATCCTCCCAGGAATCGTTCTAACCCACTCTCCAGCAGAAAAACAACATGTCATAGCAAAAATCTTCTCTCCTGCAGGGCTTCTCTCTGCCTTCGCAAAAAATGGAGCCTCTCTATCCTGTGATTTTCGAGAATCTCTGCTCCCTATTTCGTTCAGCCTTTTTACCATTCAACATACTCCTCCCAAAATGCGAAAAGTACTACAAGGAGAACTGAAAAATCCGTTCACAACGATTAAAAATTCTTATCGACTATTGCAAAGCACCGGAAAAATGATTCAAGCCATTCTCAAAACACAATGGCAAGAAAAACCTTCCCCCCAACTCTTTTCTCTTTTTTTAAACTTCCTTCAACGAATCCCTGAAACTCCTCATCCTTATTTTTTTTCTTCTATGTTCCTGCTTAAGCTTTTACAACATGAAGGAAGTTTAGATTTATCCCACTCCTGCACTCTGTGTAAAAGCTCTTTAGAATCCTCAACTGTTTATCGTCATGAAGGATCTCTATTTTGTGAAAAACATGCACACGAAAAAACTATCTTATTTAGCCAAGAAGAAGAGCAAATTTTAAGAATTATTGTACAAGCGAAGAAGTTTCAAGAGCTTATGTGTTTAGCAGAGTTCCCTATCGATATCGACTCCAAAATCGACTCTCTATTTTCCTCTTTCCTCACAGAAAAAATGAACGTTCTTCCCTAA
- the pheT gene encoding phenylalanine--tRNA ligase subunit beta: protein MLTPIPLLQRFFSSPLSIKEILQACDRIGIEAECSNVFPDSLNTVVTGKVLSTSPHPDAERLSVAIVFDGKEERQIICGAPNCRAGIIVPVALPGAKIRNALGEVTTIKKSKIRGLESLGMCCGADELGFPHLQTGERGIFEFPENTPLGESACLLLAGASLECSLTPNLGHCASLLGLAREISFLSDTSLTIPEEFSFSPLPQESHSCDTHNLEASPVFYSVKISGLSWKQSPEDLQASLIALGQKPLNAIVDITNYVMLSLGQPLHAYDSQAVDQKSLHATTVRSPQQLTLLNKETYTLPEGALVVADQHNILGLAGVMGSAASAYSESTTEIILEAAYFLPQAVRKYQRTIQLHTEAAYRFTRGIDPQGVLPALYAAIHMIRALFPEAQISPIQKIGEYKSDPLSLNIRPKTLKRLLDLSLSPSEIAEKLSPLGFQTIAEESSVRVEVPLYRHDIQEETDLVEEICRTTPFVQKTQKILPTYTPIYALKRSLSTFLADSGLQQFFTCSLLDSEIAALSLQESSLIPVQNSSLKLRDSLLSGMLKSAATNLNRQAPYVYAFEIGNVYSKEHNQYREEEHIAILLTRQVMDDSWHVKTPLSFYTIKSWVEKLLCHAGVSIEDFVLQASQHPNFHPYRQAALYHKKQLLGVFGTLHPQLCKKSQIKHDVVFAELSLNVLLSLKKKTEPHYVPYPIYPSSSRDITITIDKDLPADLVRRELLSFESKWLESVHIVSVYQGKDVTSQSKNISLRLVFRDHERTLSGQEIEKEYERLTTLLDKNLANIGKGNS, encoded by the coding sequence ATGCTCACTCCTATCCCCTTATTACAAAGATTCTTTTCTTCCCCTCTTTCCATTAAGGAAATTTTACAAGCCTGTGATCGCATTGGAATTGAAGCGGAATGCTCGAATGTCTTTCCAGACTCTCTAAATACAGTCGTAACAGGAAAAGTATTGAGCACCTCCCCCCATCCTGATGCCGAACGACTTTCAGTTGCTATTGTTTTTGATGGTAAAGAAGAACGCCAAATTATTTGTGGGGCCCCCAATTGTCGCGCAGGAATCATCGTTCCTGTTGCGTTACCCGGAGCTAAAATCCGCAATGCTTTAGGAGAAGTAACCACAATCAAAAAATCTAAAATTCGTGGTCTAGAATCTCTAGGAATGTGTTGTGGAGCAGACGAATTAGGGTTTCCACATTTACAAACAGGGGAGCGCGGCATTTTTGAATTCCCGGAAAATACTCCCCTTGGAGAAAGCGCCTGCTTGCTGCTTGCTGGAGCTTCTTTGGAATGCTCTTTGACCCCCAATTTAGGCCATTGCGCATCCCTGCTTGGCCTAGCAAGAGAAATCTCCTTCTTATCTGACACTTCTCTTACCATTCCAGAGGAATTCTCTTTTAGTCCTCTACCGCAAGAATCCCATTCTTGTGATACACATAACCTCGAAGCGAGCCCTGTATTCTACTCCGTTAAAATCTCTGGATTGTCTTGGAAACAATCCCCTGAAGATTTGCAGGCATCCTTGATCGCCCTTGGACAGAAACCTTTGAATGCAATCGTAGATATCACAAACTATGTGATGCTCTCTTTAGGACAGCCCCTGCATGCTTACGATAGCCAAGCCGTTGATCAAAAATCGTTACACGCAACCACTGTACGCTCTCCCCAACAACTTACTCTTTTGAATAAGGAAACGTATACTCTTCCAGAAGGCGCTCTTGTCGTCGCAGATCAACATAACATTTTAGGACTAGCTGGAGTAATGGGAAGTGCCGCATCCGCATACTCTGAAAGCACAACAGAAATTATTTTAGAAGCGGCTTATTTTCTTCCTCAAGCAGTTAGAAAATATCAGCGTACTATTCAGCTACATACAGAAGCGGCTTATAGATTTACTCGAGGTATTGATCCTCAAGGAGTTTTGCCAGCATTGTATGCGGCCATCCACATGATTAGAGCCTTGTTCCCAGAGGCACAAATCTCCCCGATTCAAAAGATTGGAGAGTATAAATCGGATCCTTTATCGCTAAACATCCGCCCAAAAACACTTAAACGACTTCTGGACCTCTCTCTTTCTCCTTCTGAGATAGCAGAGAAACTCTCTCCTTTAGGATTTCAAACAATAGCAGAGGAATCTTCTGTTCGTGTAGAGGTCCCTCTTTATCGTCATGATATTCAAGAAGAGACCGACCTAGTAGAAGAGATCTGTCGCACAACACCTTTTGTTCAAAAGACACAAAAAATACTTCCGACCTATACTCCAATCTATGCTTTAAAACGCTCGTTATCCACATTCTTAGCAGATAGTGGTTTGCAACAATTCTTCACTTGTTCTCTCCTGGATTCAGAAATAGCAGCTCTCTCCTTACAAGAAAGCTCTCTCATCCCTGTGCAAAATTCCTCTCTGAAATTACGAGACTCTCTTCTTTCTGGGATGCTAAAAAGTGCAGCAACTAATCTCAACAGACAAGCTCCTTATGTTTATGCCTTTGAAATTGGGAATGTATACTCAAAAGAGCACAATCAATACCGAGAAGAAGAGCATATTGCAATTCTGCTAACTCGCCAAGTAATGGATGATTCTTGGCATGTAAAAACTCCTCTTTCCTTTTACACAATCAAAAGCTGGGTTGAGAAGTTATTATGTCATGCAGGAGTCTCCATCGAAGATTTTGTTCTTCAAGCTAGCCAACATCCGAACTTTCATCCTTATCGGCAGGCTGCTTTATACCATAAAAAACAGTTGTTAGGCGTCTTTGGGACATTGCATCCGCAATTGTGTAAGAAAAGCCAGATCAAACACGATGTAGTTTTTGCTGAGCTTTCTTTAAATGTTCTCCTGTCTTTGAAAAAGAAAACGGAACCACATTATGTCCCCTATCCTATCTATCCATCTTCTTCTAGAGACATTACAATTACAATAGATAAGGATCTTCCAGCGGATCTTGTACGTAGAGAACTTTTAAGTTTCGAATCTAAATGGCTTGAAAGTGTTCATATTGTCAGTGTATATCAAGGGAAGGACGTCACATCTCAAAGTAAAAATATCTCCCTTCGACTGGTCTTCCGTGATCACGAACGGACCTTGTCTGGGCAGGAAATAGAAAAAGAATACGAACGTCTCACTACATTACTGGATAAGAACTTAGCCAACATAGGAAAAGGCAACTCATGA
- a CDS encoding sigma-54-dependent transcriptional regulator produces MSIEKILIIDDDPRILSLLSELLHAKGFSVSSATGVKQALKHILSQTFDLIISDMNMPDGSGLDVIKYTKQNCPQTPILVITAFGTIENAVKAMRFGAFNYLTKPFSPEALFTLISKAAELQSLQQENLFLQSQGSSLSHPLIAESLSMKQLLDKARRAANSSANIFVHGESGCGKENLSFFIHKHSPRSTKPYIKVNCAAIPDTLLESEFFGHEKGAFTGATTKKVGRFELAHQGTLLLDEITEIPIHLQAKLLRAIQEQEFEHIGGTKTLPVNIRFLATSNRDLQEAMETKVLRQDLYYRLSVISLHIPPLRDRKEDILPLSQYYLEKFCKLNNKPTKTLSLEAQQNFLDYPWPGNVRELSNVLERTVILENDPIITPSMLSLLN; encoded by the coding sequence ATGTCTATAGAAAAAATTCTTATTATTGACGATGATCCCCGTATTCTTTCTCTGCTCTCTGAGCTATTGCATGCTAAGGGGTTTTCTGTTTCCTCCGCAACAGGAGTCAAGCAAGCTCTCAAACACATCCTGTCCCAAACGTTTGATCTGATCATTTCCGATATGAATATGCCTGACGGGTCAGGACTGGATGTCATCAAATACACAAAACAGAATTGCCCGCAAACCCCAATCTTAGTGATTACTGCTTTTGGCACCATTGAAAATGCCGTTAAAGCTATGCGTTTTGGAGCTTTTAACTATCTAACCAAACCTTTTTCTCCAGAGGCTCTTTTCACCTTAATTTCTAAAGCAGCAGAACTCCAATCTCTGCAACAAGAAAACCTATTCCTCCAATCACAAGGCTCGTCCTTATCTCATCCATTGATTGCAGAAAGCCTTTCTATGAAACAACTTCTCGATAAAGCCCGAAGAGCCGCAAATAGTTCCGCAAATATTTTTGTTCATGGAGAATCTGGATGCGGAAAAGAAAACCTCTCATTTTTTATACACAAACATTCTCCCCGATCCACGAAACCTTATATCAAAGTTAACTGTGCAGCCATCCCTGACACCCTCCTGGAGTCCGAATTCTTTGGTCATGAAAAAGGAGCCTTTACAGGAGCTACTACAAAAAAAGTCGGAAGATTCGAATTAGCCCATCAAGGGACTCTTTTACTAGATGAGATCACAGAAATTCCCATTCACCTGCAAGCAAAACTCTTACGAGCAATCCAAGAGCAAGAATTTGAGCACATCGGAGGAACCAAAACTCTCCCCGTAAATATTCGTTTTCTCGCCACCTCAAATCGTGATCTTCAAGAAGCTATGGAAACAAAGGTTCTTCGACAGGATCTCTACTATCGACTCAGTGTTATCTCTCTACACATCCCGCCTCTTCGCGATAGAAAAGAGGATATTCTACCTTTATCCCAGTACTATTTAGAAAAATTTTGTAAACTCAATAATAAACCTACTAAAACATTATCTTTAGAAGCCCAACAAAATTTTTTAGACTACCCATGGCCTGGGAATGTTCGAGAACTTTCTAATGTTCTTGAACGCACGGTCATTTTAGAAAATGACCCTATTATCACTCCTTCCATGCTATCCCTTCTTAATTAA
- the lpxG gene encoding UDP-2,3-diacylglucosamine diphosphatase LpxG, whose translation MFVFVGSTVSLTAIVAAPVLTWIWANHLEPNLLKLTRLDWRLPKKFAHLHGLRIVQISDLHLNQSTPDAFLKKISRKVSSLSPDMLVFTGDFICRAKVESSNKLKNFLCSLNAPLGCFACLGNHDYATYVSRDIHGKINTIPETSSRPLRRALTSVYQSLFSSSHNEFAEEFTPQDPNPHLLSILHNTPFQLLHNQSVTLSDVVNIVGLGDFFAKQFDPKKAFTNYNPTLPGIILSHNPDTIHYLKDYPGDVVFSGHSHGPQISLPWPKFANTITNKLSGLENPELARGLFSFPQEKRLLYVNRGLGGWKRIRFFSPPEICIMRCLYEP comes from the coding sequence TTGTTCGTGTTTGTGGGCAGTACTGTATCTTTGACAGCCATCGTAGCGGCGCCAGTTTTGACGTGGATTTGGGCCAACCACTTAGAACCCAATTTACTAAAATTAACCCGTTTGGATTGGAGACTGCCCAAAAAGTTTGCTCATCTTCACGGGCTTCGTATCGTGCAGATTTCGGACTTACACTTAAACCAATCAACCCCAGATGCTTTTTTAAAAAAGATCTCTCGCAAAGTTTCTTCTCTATCCCCTGATATGCTCGTATTTACGGGGGACTTTATCTGTCGTGCTAAGGTTGAATCCTCTAACAAACTAAAAAATTTCTTATGTTCTTTGAACGCTCCTCTAGGATGTTTTGCCTGCCTAGGGAATCATGATTATGCTACCTACGTATCCCGAGATATTCATGGGAAAATTAATACTATTCCGGAAACAAGCAGCCGCCCTCTAAGAAGAGCTTTAACCTCTGTTTATCAGAGCTTATTCTCTTCTTCTCATAATGAATTCGCTGAGGAATTTACTCCTCAAGATCCTAATCCTCACCTACTAAGTATTCTGCATAATACGCCATTTCAATTATTACATAATCAAAGCGTAACACTCTCCGATGTCGTGAATATCGTTGGATTAGGAGACTTTTTTGCCAAACAATTCGATCCAAAAAAAGCTTTTACTAACTATAATCCCACGTTACCTGGTATTATTCTTTCCCATAATCCCGATACTATTCATTATCTTAAAGACTATCCAGGCGATGTCGTTTTTTCTGGGCACTCTCACGGGCCTCAAATCTCACTTCCCTGGCCCAAGTTTGCTAATACCATAACGAATAAACTTTCGGGATTAGAAAACCCAGAGCTAGCTCGAGGATTATTCTCTTTCCCTCAAGAGAAAAGGCTCTTGTATGTAAACCGAGGACTAGGAGGATGGAAACGCATACGGTTTTTCTCTCCCCCGGAAATTTGTATAATGAGGTGTCTCTATGAACCTTAG
- a CDS encoding HAD family hydrolase — MRIDDYEVYFFDLDGLLINTEPLFYQACLETWNRYQIPITLSFNQYYSLAMLGREKFQKSFIELFPQTQTFFPDYFLDRDRYYQDLLLSEHVQLMPGVETLLPLLEGKRLGVVTNSSKESTLPVRAAHPILECMQFWITREDYTNPKPDSDSYQLAWKRFVREGDRVIGFEDSLKGLQALSGVPSTMVAVNAAFSLEETKSLFPGRECYYFSSLEELCSCLQNQ, encoded by the coding sequence ATGCGCATAGATGATTATGAGGTATATTTTTTTGATTTAGATGGATTGTTAATCAATACCGAGCCTTTGTTTTATCAAGCTTGTTTAGAGACGTGGAATCGATATCAAATCCCTATTACGTTATCTTTTAATCAATATTATTCTTTAGCTATGTTGGGAAGGGAGAAGTTTCAAAAATCTTTTATAGAGCTTTTTCCTCAGACGCAAACATTCTTCCCTGATTATTTCTTAGATAGAGATCGCTATTATCAAGATCTTTTATTAAGCGAACATGTGCAGTTAATGCCTGGAGTTGAGACATTACTTCCTTTGTTAGAAGGGAAGCGTTTAGGTGTTGTGACAAATTCTTCCAAAGAGTCGACTTTACCTGTTCGAGCCGCACACCCTATTTTGGAGTGTATGCAATTCTGGATAACTCGAGAGGATTATACTAACCCCAAACCAGATTCAGATAGTTATCAATTGGCTTGGAAACGTTTTGTAAGGGAAGGGGATCGGGTAATCGGATTTGAAGATAGTTTGAAAGGGCTGCAAGCATTATCCGGGGTACCCTCAACTATGGTAGCTGTGAATGCAGCATTCTCCTTAGAGGAAACAAAATCTTTATTCCCAGGAAGAGAATGCTACTATTTTTCCTCGTTAGAGGAGTTATGCTCGTGTTTACAAAACCAGTGA
- the truA gene encoding tRNA pseudouridine(38-40) synthase TruA, translating into MTKKIILRIAYQGTAYSGWQYQPNALSIQEVLETLLQKISRTRISVIASGRTDAGVHAQGQVAHFCCPDHPHFSDPGQIKKMLNALLPHDIVIRDVIATNEDFHSRFSAITKEYHYTLSLLPKPLPHHRLFCFSPRHKLCLESMREAAKYLVGTHDFASFANLGREYSSTVRTLYALDLLEQEHLVTVICKGNGFLYKMVRNIVGALLDIGKGKYPPEHLLEMLEKKDRKKGPPSAPPYGLSLHHVCYPSPYHWFCKHEHNSSNEEK; encoded by the coding sequence ATGACAAAAAAAATTATTTTACGAATTGCCTATCAAGGGACCGCTTACTCTGGATGGCAATATCAACCTAATGCTCTCTCGATTCAAGAAGTCTTAGAAACTCTTCTTCAGAAAATTTCTAGAACACGAATTTCTGTAATAGCTTCTGGGCGTACAGATGCGGGAGTACATGCTCAGGGCCAAGTTGCTCACTTTTGTTGTCCAGACCATCCTCATTTTTCTGATCCAGGGCAAATAAAAAAAATGCTCAATGCTCTTTTGCCTCACGATATTGTCATTCGAGATGTTATTGCAACCAACGAAGACTTTCACTCTCGATTTTCCGCCATCACTAAAGAATACCATTATACCCTCTCGTTACTACCTAAGCCCCTTCCTCATCACCGACTATTTTGTTTTAGTCCTCGCCATAAGTTGTGTTTAGAAAGCATGCGAGAAGCAGCAAAATACTTAGTGGGCACGCATGATTTTGCTTCTTTTGCAAATCTTGGAAGAGAGTACTCTTCCACGGTACGAACCCTCTATGCTCTAGATTTATTAGAACAAGAGCATCTGGTCACTGTTATATGCAAAGGGAATGGGTTCCTTTACAAAATGGTACGCAATATTGTAGGAGCTTTGCTTGACATTGGCAAAGGAAAATACCCCCCAGAACATCTTCTTGAAATGCTAGAAAAAAAAGATCGTAAAAAAGGGCCTCCTTCAGCGCCTCCTTACGGTCTTTCTTTACATCACGTGTGTTATCCTTCCCCGTATCACTGGTTTTGTAAACACGAGCATAACTCCTCTAACGAGGAAAAATAG
- the yidD gene encoding membrane protein insertion efficiency factor YidD, with product MKTSWIKIFFQGMIHLYRWTISPLLGSPCRFFPSCSEYALVALKKHPLKRSLFLIANRLLKCGPWHIGGIDLVPGTSIEEYLESPDDKNVPPDQETV from the coding sequence ATGAAAACCTCTTGGATCAAGATTTTTTTTCAAGGGATGATTCACCTATACCGTTGGACTATTTCTCCTCTTCTGGGCTCCCCATGTCGGTTTTTTCCCTCTTGCTCCGAATACGCCCTTGTAGCATTGAAAAAGCATCCTTTAAAGAGAAGTCTTTTTCTAATCGCTAATCGCTTACTAAAATGTGGCCCCTGGCACATTGGAGGAATTGATCTTGTCCCTGGGACCTCTATTGAAGAATACTTAGAATCTCCTGACGACAAGAATGTCCCACCTGATCAAGAAACTGTTTAG
- a CDS encoding two-component system sensor histidine kinase NtrB yields MPKIDTCDSCVSNDELLAIRARVTQSYSEAQTILTSIPDGIILLSEVGEILMCNSQARSILGIPEDIQLIHQKFHDFFPDTFFGFSVQEALEKEIPPKTIRLTLSQDLSHKEVEVFVRKNISNQFLFLLIRDRSDYRQLEQAIEKYRSISELGKIAATLAHEIRNPLTGISGFATILKEELSSERHQRMLNAIIEGSRSLNSLVSSMLEYTKIQPLNLRSIDIQDFFSSLIPELSLTFPSCTFRRTYSSPILHSIDPDRLRCVIWNLVKNAVEASDDEVFLELHEKGLSVVNTGTLPLHVQEKLFIPFFTTKPQGNGLGLAEAHKIMRLHGGDLIVSNQDNLITFTILWTPA; encoded by the coding sequence ATGCCAAAGATCGACACCTGTGATTCTTGCGTTTCCAACGACGAGCTTTTAGCCATTCGTGCACGAGTAACCCAATCGTACAGCGAAGCTCAAACTATCTTAACCTCCATTCCTGATGGAATCATCCTACTTTCAGAAGTTGGAGAAATCTTAATGTGTAATTCTCAAGCACGCTCTATTTTGGGAATTCCTGAAGATATCCAATTAATCCATCAGAAGTTTCATGATTTTTTCCCCGATACCTTTTTTGGATTCTCCGTGCAAGAAGCTCTAGAAAAAGAAATCCCTCCAAAAACGATTCGATTAACTCTATCTCAAGACCTTTCCCATAAAGAAGTTGAGGTATTCGTTAGAAAAAATATTTCTAATCAATTTCTATTTCTTCTTATCCGAGACCGTTCCGACTATCGACAGCTAGAACAAGCGATTGAAAAATATCGCAGCATCTCCGAACTGGGGAAAATAGCCGCTACCCTTGCTCATGAGATACGTAATCCTCTGACTGGAATTTCTGGATTTGCAACGATTCTTAAAGAAGAGCTCTCTTCAGAACGTCATCAACGTATGCTGAATGCTATCATAGAAGGATCCCGATCTTTAAATTCTCTCGTATCTTCTATGCTTGAATACACAAAAATACAGCCCCTGAATCTCCGCTCTATCGACATACAAGACTTTTTCTCTTCTTTAATCCCCGAGCTTTCATTAACATTTCCATCTTGCACATTCAGAAGAACTTACTCATCCCCCATACTGCATTCTATAGACCCAGATCGCTTACGATGCGTCATATGGAATCTCGTAAAAAATGCTGTTGAAGCATCTGATGATGAAGTTTTTCTAGAACTACATGAAAAAGGCTTGTCTGTCGTAAATACGGGAACTCTTCCCCTACATGTTCAAGAAAAACTCTTTATTCCTTTCTTCACAACAAAACCTCAGGGGAATGGACTAGGATTAGCAGAGGCTCATAAAATCATGCGATTGCATGGAGGAGATCTTATTGTTTCCAATCAAGACAATCTTATCACCTTTACCATCCTATGGACTCCTGCTTAA
- a CDS encoding type I restriction enzyme HsdR N-terminal domain-containing protein, with translation MNTSSADSRYLFDPVRCKPVPSLPEENVRQALLSFLIQELSYPSKQIIVEKGIKSFIPASHPSLSKKIRGRADVLIISPSSYAPPGKSPISFSYPKPLLLIECKAKTITSRSFNQLISYNYFIGAPCLSLVSKSSQMTGFLSPETKTFAFFQGIPSYSQLINFYIDTFSCKSSSQESF, from the coding sequence ATGAATACCTCTTCTGCAGATTCACGCTATCTTTTTGATCCTGTTCGCTGTAAACCCGTTCCCTCTCTTCCAGAGGAAAATGTAAGACAGGCCCTACTCTCTTTTCTCATCCAAGAGCTTTCCTATCCCTCAAAACAGATCATCGTAGAAAAAGGAATTAAATCCTTTATCCCTGCTTCACACCCCTCCTTGTCAAAAAAAATACGAGGGAGAGCAGACGTACTGATCATCTCCCCCTCCTCCTACGCTCCCCCAGGGAAATCCCCCATCTCTTTCTCTTATCCCAAACCCCTATTGCTAATCGAATGCAAAGCCAAAACCATCACCTCACGATCTTTCAATCAATTGATTAGCTATAATTATTTTATTGGAGCTCCGTGTCTGTCCTTGGTTAGCAAAAGCTCTCAAATGACAGGTTTTCTGTCCCCAGAAACAAAAACATTCGCCTTTTTCCAAGGGATTCCTTCATATTCTCAGCTTATAAATTTCTATATAGATACGTTTTCATGCAAATCATCCTCCCAGGAATCGTTCTAA